Proteins co-encoded in one Papaver somniferum cultivar HN1 chromosome 5, ASM357369v1, whole genome shotgun sequence genomic window:
- the LOC113283506 gene encoding single myb histone 5-like isoform X3 has product MGAPKQKWTAAEEAALRAGILKHGLGKWCQILKDPEFSGILILRSNVDLKDKWRNIQAPRSFSSADRPDTLYRPETPDLSRARSGYKESQLKVEPYESPFALSWEAQSDDDIVDVKPIPVAVDTLSESGSTQSNLRLDSLIIEAISNLKERNGSNRTSIATYIEDHYCAPPNFRRILSEKLKRFIASGKLIKVNRNYRIAPNSVSSVPSGKSKTREMRLLEAKQDDSPNIDKEPERMVLEAKQDDSPNIDKDGDKIITRTRINTELAEMRFMTAQQAFAAAARAAAAADEWMAIAEQAAMEAEAAESDAEAAMMTLRARNASVACA; this is encoded by the exons ATGGGCGCGCCTAAACAGAAGTGGACTGCAGCCGAAGAAGCAGCTCTTAGAGCTGGAATACTTAAACATGGTTTAGGAAAATGGTGCCAAATACTAAAAGACCCAGAATTCAGTGGTATCTTAATCCTGCGCTCAAATGTGGATCTCAAG GATAAGTGGAGAAACATCCAAGCACCAAGATCATTTTCGTCAGCTGACAGACCAGATACACTTTATAGACCTGAAACCCCTGACCTGAGCAGAGCTAGGTCAGGTTATAAGGAAAGTCAACTCAAGGTAGAGCCTTATGAAAGTCCTTTTGCCCTTAGTTGGGAAGCTCAAAGCGATGATGACATTGTTGACGTTAAGCCAATTCCAGTTGCTGTTGACACCTTGTCAGAGTCTGGTTCAACACAATCAAATTTAAG GCTGGACAGTCTTATAATAGAAGCTATATCCAATCTTAAGGAGCGTAATGGGTCTAACAGGACTTCTATTGCAACCTACATAGAG gATCACTATTGTGCGCCACCAAATTTCAGAAGGATCTTGTCAGAAAAGCTCAAGCGTTTTATTGCAAGTGGAAAATTGATAAAG GTAAATCGCAATTACAGAATTGCACCAAACTCAGTTTCCTCAGTTCCCTCCGGGAAAAGCAAAACACGTGAGATGCGACTCCTGGAG GCCAAGCAAGATGACTCTCCCAACATAGATAAAGAACCCGAGAGGATGGTCCTAGAGGCCAAGCAAGATGACTCTCCCAACATAGATAAAGATGGTGATAAAATCATCACTAGGACACGTATTAACACAGAATTGGCAGAAATGAGGTTCATGACAGCACAGCAGGCTTTTGCAGCGGCTGCTCGAGCAGCGGCAGCGGCAGATGAGTGGATGGCAATAGCTGAACAGGCAGCAATGGAGGCAGAGGCAGCTGAATCTGATGCAGAAGCAGCAATGATGACTTTGAGAGCCAGGAATGCATCG GTAGCTTGTGCTTGA
- the LOC113283506 gene encoding single myb histone 5-like isoform X2, with product MGAPKQKWTAAEEAALRAGILKHGLGKWCQILKDPEFSGILILRSNVDLKDKWRNIQAPRSFSSADRPDTLYRPETPDLSRARSGYKESQLKVEPYESPFALSWEAQSDDDIVDVKPIPVAVDTLSESGSTQSNLRLDSLIIEAISNLKERNGSNRTSIATYIEDHYCAPPNFRRILSEKLKRFIASGKLIKVNRNYRIAPNSVSSVPSGKSKTREMRLLEAKQDDSPNIDKEPERMVLEAKQDDSPNIDKDGDKIITRTRINTELAEMRFMTAQQAFAAAARAAAAADEWMAIAEQAAMEAEAAESDAEAAMMTLRARNASVACA from the exons ATGGGCGCGCCTAAACAGAAGTGGACTGCAGCCGAAGAAGCAGCTCTTAGAGCTGGAATACTTAAACATGGTTTAGGAAAATGGTGCCAAATACTAAAAGACCCAGAATTCAGTGGTATCTTAATCCTGCGCTCAAATGTGGATCTCAAG GATAAGTGGAGAAACATCCAAGCACCAAGATCATTTTCGTCAGCTGACAGACCAGATACACTTTATAGACCTGAAACCCCTGACCTGAGCAGAGCTAGGTCAGGTTATAAGGAAAGTCAACTCAAGGTAGAGCCTTATGAAAGTCCTTTTGCCCTTAGTTGGGAAGCTCAAAGCGATGATGACATTGTTGACGTTAAGCCAATTCCAGTTGCTGTTGACACCTTGTCAGAGTCTGGTTCAACACAATCAAATTTAAG GCTGGACAGTCTTATAATAGAAGCTATATCCAATCTTAAGGAGCGTAATGGGTCTAACAGGACTTCTATTGCAACCTACATAGAG gATCACTATTGTGCGCCACCAAATTTCAGAAGGATCTTGTCAGAAAAGCTCAAGCGTTTTATTGCAAGTGGAAAATTGATAAAG GTAAATCGCAATTACAGAATTGCACCAAACTCAGTTTCCTCAGTTCCCTCCGGGAAAAGCAAAACACGTGAGATGCGACTCCTGGAGGCCAAGCAAGATGACTCTCCCAACATAGATAAAGAACCCGAGAGGATGGTCCTAGAGGCCAAGCAAGATGACTCTCCCAAC ATAGATAAAGATGGTGATAAAATCATCACTAGGACACGTATTAACACAGAATTGGCAGAAATGAGGTTCATGACAGCACAGCAGGCTTTTGCAGCGGCTGCTCGAGCAGCGGCAGCGGCAGATGAGTGGATGGCAATAGCTGAACAGGCAGCAATGGAGGCAGAGGCAGCTGAATCTGATGCAGAAGCAGCAATGATGACTTTGAGAGCCAGGAATGCATCG GTAGCTTGTGCTTGA
- the LOC113283506 gene encoding single myb histone 5-like isoform X1: protein MGAPKQKWTAAEEAALRAGILKHGLGKWCQILKDPEFSGILILRSNVDLKDKWRNIQAPRSFSSADRPDTLYRPETPDLSRARSGYKESQLKVEPYESPFALSWEAQSDDDIVDVKPIPVAVDTLSESGSTQSNLRLDSLIIEAISNLKERNGSNRTSIATYIEDHYCAPPNFRRILSEKLKRFIASGKLIKVNRNYRIAPNSVSSVPSGKSKTREMRLLEAKQDDSPNIDKEPERMVLEAKQDDSPNIDKEPERMVLEAKQDDSPNIDKDGDKIITRTRINTELAEMRFMTAQQAFAAAARAAAAADEWMAIAEQAAMEAEAAESDAEAAMMTLRARNASVACA from the exons ATGGGCGCGCCTAAACAGAAGTGGACTGCAGCCGAAGAAGCAGCTCTTAGAGCTGGAATACTTAAACATGGTTTAGGAAAATGGTGCCAAATACTAAAAGACCCAGAATTCAGTGGTATCTTAATCCTGCGCTCAAATGTGGATCTCAAG GATAAGTGGAGAAACATCCAAGCACCAAGATCATTTTCGTCAGCTGACAGACCAGATACACTTTATAGACCTGAAACCCCTGACCTGAGCAGAGCTAGGTCAGGTTATAAGGAAAGTCAACTCAAGGTAGAGCCTTATGAAAGTCCTTTTGCCCTTAGTTGGGAAGCTCAAAGCGATGATGACATTGTTGACGTTAAGCCAATTCCAGTTGCTGTTGACACCTTGTCAGAGTCTGGTTCAACACAATCAAATTTAAG GCTGGACAGTCTTATAATAGAAGCTATATCCAATCTTAAGGAGCGTAATGGGTCTAACAGGACTTCTATTGCAACCTACATAGAG gATCACTATTGTGCGCCACCAAATTTCAGAAGGATCTTGTCAGAAAAGCTCAAGCGTTTTATTGCAAGTGGAAAATTGATAAAG GTAAATCGCAATTACAGAATTGCACCAAACTCAGTTTCCTCAGTTCCCTCCGGGAAAAGCAAAACACGTGAGATGCGACTCCTGGAGGCCAAGCAAGATGACTCTCCCAACATAGATAAAGAACCCGAGAGGATGGTCCTAGAGGCCAAGCAAGATGACTCTCCCAACATAGATAAAGAACCCGAGAGGATGGTCCTAGAGGCCAAGCAAGATGACTCTCCCAACATAGATAAAGATGGTGATAAAATCATCACTAGGACACGTATTAACACAGAATTGGCAGAAATGAGGTTCATGACAGCACAGCAGGCTTTTGCAGCGGCTGCTCGAGCAGCGGCAGCGGCAGATGAGTGGATGGCAATAGCTGAACAGGCAGCAATGGAGGCAGAGGCAGCTGAATCTGATGCAGAAGCAGCAATGATGACTTTGAGAGCCAGGAATGCATCG GTAGCTTGTGCTTGA
- the LOC113283507 gene encoding pentatricopeptide repeat-containing protein At3g24000, mitochondrial-like, with the protein MFIRALHYVRSASSSSRLFSFEALVQEIKHGELGINSGIYQEHLHTRGLSSPCTIASISTSSNKGLSTSAFEVFFEDNEEGDASCIIQEKDYLRKSHNSKEGLYVLDLIDQGSIVPDHTLYNKLLKKCTDLGKLREGRMIHEHFLKSKFKSDLFTLNTIINMYTKCGSLNDAKKMFDEMPCKDMVTWTALISGYSQNDRPEEALALFPQMIELGLKPNQFTFGSLLKASGSATTDTPGRQVHAFVVNCGYSSDVYVASSLVDMYARFDRIKEAQIVFDGMVSKNEVSWNALIAFHARKGEGKDALKLFWRMQREGFKPTHFTYASVFKACASTESLEQGKWIHAHMLKSGGKLIAFVGNTILDMYAKAGSIDDARKIFDRLESRDVVSWNSMLTGLAQHGKAREAVERFEEMLKIGVLPNYITFLCVLTACSHGGLVNEGLYYFELMKKYNVEPHVDHYVTKVDLLGRAGLLNKALDFIKDMPIEPTSAIWGALLGACRMHKNTELGIFAGERCIELDHTDSGPHIILSNIYASIGRLSDVARVRKRMREIGIEKEPGNSWVKIGNADHVFVANDDAHPLNEEIRKMWVKVSEQIKQAGYVPDTSHVLAFTDQQDREARLQVHSEKLALAFALLNTPPGTRIVIIKNIRVCGDCHSAIKFVSKVMKRDIIVRDTKRYHHFSGGSCSCNDYW; encoded by the exons ATGTTTATTAGGGCGTTACATTATGTCCGatcagcttcttcttcatcgaGATTATTCTCATTCGAGGCGTTGGTTCAGGAGATTAAACATGGTGAGCTTGGGATTAATTCTGGTATTTATCAAGAACATCTCCATACAAGG GGACTTTCTTCTCCGTGCACCATTGCATCCATATCCACGTCATCTAATAAAGGCCTAAGTACCTCTGCATTTGAAGTTTTCTTCGAAGACAATGAAGAGGGTGATGCATCTTGTATCATTCAAGAAAAAGACTACCTTCGCAAAAGCCACAACTCAAAAGAAGGTCTTTACGTTCTTGATCtcatcgaccaaggttccattgTACCTGATCATACACTTTATAATAAATTGCTTAAGAAATGCACCGATTTGGGAAAACTAAGAGAAGGCAGAATGATTCATGAGCATTTTCTCAAATCAAAATTCAAATCTGATCTTTTCACCCTTAATACCATCATTAATATGTATACAAAATGTGGTAGTTTGAATGATGCCAAGAAAATGTTTGATGAGATGCCTTGCAAAGATATGGTTACGTGGACTGCTCTAATTTCAGGGTATTCTCAAAATGACCGACCTGAAGAAGCTCTTGCATTGTTTCCTCAGATGATTGAGCTTGGATTGAAACCAAATCAGTTTACCTTCGGCAGCCTTCTGAAGGCTTCTGGATCAGCAACTACTGATACACCTGGTAGGCAGGTCCATGCTTTTGTAGTAAATTGTGGTTACAGTTCAGATGTTTATGTGGCTAGTTCCCTTGTGGATATGTACGCTAGGTTTGATAGAATAAAAGAAGCTCAAATAGTGTTTGATGGAATGGTAAGTAAAAATGAAGTCTCTTGGAATGCATTAATTGCTTTTCATGCCAGAAAGGGTGAGGGAAAGGATGCTCTTAAGCTGTTTTGGAGGATGCAAAGAGAAGGTTTTAAACCTACCCATTTCACGTATGCAAGTGTGTTTAAGGCTTGTGCTAGTACTGAATCTTTAGAACAAGGAAAATGGATTCATGCTCATATGCTTAAGTCGGGGGGAAAGCTTATTGCTTTTGTTGGCAACACTATTCTTGACATGTACGCGAAGGCGGGTAGCATTGATGACGCAAGGAAAATCTTCGATAGGTTGGAGAGCAGAGATGTTGTGTCGTGGAATTCTATGCTTACTGGGCTTGCTCAACATGGGAAAGCGAGGGAAGCCGTTGAACGCTTTGAAGAAATGCTTAAGATTGGAGTTCTGCCAAATTATATAACCTTCCTTTGTGTTCTTACGGCTTGCAGTCATGGTGGATTAGTGAATGAAGGGCTGTATTATTTTGAATtgatgaagaagtacaatgtggaACCACATGTTGATCATTATGTTACAAAAGTAGATCTTCTTGGTAGAGCAGGGCTTCTTAATAAAGccttagattttataaaagatatGCCAATCGAACCCACATCCGCTATTTGGGGAGCTTTGTTGGGTGCCTGTAGAATGCATAAGAATACTGAATTGGGGATTTTTGCCGGTGAACGTTGTATTGAGCTGGATCATACTGATTCAGGTCCTCACATTATTCTTTCAAATATTTATGCATCTATTGGTAGATTGAGTGATGTTGCAAGAGTCAGAAAAAGGATGAGAGAGATTGGGATCGAGAAAGAACCTGGTAATAGTTGGGTGAAGATAGGGAATGCAGATCATGTGTTTGTAGCTAATGATGATGCTCACCCACTGAATGAGGAAATCCGTAAAATGTGGGTTAAGGTAAGTGAGCAAATTAAGCAGGCTGGGTATGTTCCAGATACGAGCCATGTTCTAGCATTCACTGATCAACAGGACAGGGAAGCTAGGCTGCAGGTTCACAGTGAGAAGTTAGCTTTAGCGTTTGCTCTTCTTAATACACCTCCTGGAACAAGGATTGTGATAATAAAGAACATCAGAGTGTGTGGAGATTGTCATTCTGCAATCAAGTTTGTGTCAAAAGTTATGAAGAGGGATATTATTGTGAGAGACACCAAAAGGTACCATCATTTCAGTGGTGGTAGTTGTTCATGTAATGATTACTGGTAG